The stretch of DNA CAAAAGTTCGCCTTTGGCGCCGGACACCTCGTCAACAATTTACTGCCGGGGGCGCTCGGTGTTTTCATGTTTTTTCTACTGACTGCCTTTGGGATGGATCCTTTTCTAGCGGGTTTATTGGGTGGTTTGCCTAGAATATTTGATGCCCTCACCGACCCCATTATGGGATTTATTTCAGACAATACCAAATCAAGATTTGGGCGTAGAAGACCTTATATTTTTGTCGGCGCTATTTTAAGTGGCATCCTGTTTGTCGTTTTGTGGCAGCTGAACGAGGAGAATTCACAAATGTACAATTTCTGGTATTTCCTCCTTTTTTCTCTGGTTTATTTAATCGGAAACACCATTTTCTCCACGCCCTTGATTGGTCTGGGCTATGAGATGACCTCAGATTATAATGAGCGTACCCGTCTGATGGCCTTTTCCCAAACGATGGGACAAATCGCCTGGATGATCGTCCCCTGGTTTTGGGTACTAATTGCAGATCCCGATCTGTTCGAAAATCAAGCCATTGGCGTTAGGAGGCTCTCTTTGGTGGTTGGTGGTGTTTGTATTGTTTTAGGCGTTTTACCCGCTATTTTCTGCAAAGGCATTGATGCTTCACAGATGGAAAACAGGAAAGAAATTTCATTTTCTACTTTATTTTCAAATTTGATAGACCTTTTTAAAGGAATTGTTCAGGTTGCTAAGAACAAACCCTTTATGAAGCTTTGCGGAGCTACTTTTCTGGTTTTTAATGGTTTTCAAATGGTGGCGTCTTTTAGTTATTTCATCATTGTATTTTATATGTTTAAGGGAGATTATGGTTTGGCGGGAAACTGGCCCGCCTGGTTTTCTACCGTAAGTGCTTTTGCCACCGCCTTTTTGGTTATTCCTATCATTTCCTGGCTCTCCGACAAATATGGAAAACGAAGGGCGTTTATTATTTCAACCGTTATTTCCATGGTCGGTTATGTGCTGAAATGGTGGGGCTTTGACCCAGCTAATCCTTGGTTGATCTTCATGCCGCTGCCATTTATAGCCTTTGGAATTGGTGGTTTATTCACCTTAATGATGAGCATGACAGCTGATGTTTGTGACCTCGATGAATTGGAAAACGGGATGCCGCGTAGAGAGGGAACATTTGGAGCTATCTATTGGTGGATGGTAAAATTAGGACAGGCCATTGCCCTGGTGCTAGGTGGTTTAGTGCTGAAATTGGTAGGATTTGACCAAAATTCCGTTACCCAAGCAGCCGAAACCCTGACCAGGCTGCGTTTGGCCGATATCATCGTGCCTGCATTCACTGCCGGATTAGCGATTTGGGTCATGTGGAATTATGACCTTACCGAAGAGAAAGCACGTGAAATCCAAGAAGAATTGGTTGCACGGAGGGGCGAGTTATAAGGCCAGGTGGCCGCCAAACGGTATTCTTTTTAGACTAAAACAATCCAATATGTCATTTAGACGTGATAAACAATGGTCCATAAGAGGGATCGACCTTAATCGCAAAACAGCGGATCAAATTACGGACATATTCCATACTGTCCTCGATGAAGGGATGCATGGTTTGTGTTATAGTGCCTATGAAGAAGGGCAAAAACCGGGGACGATCCTGACGGTGGACCAAATACGGCGACGCATGGCCATTATTGCCCCCTATACCAGGTGGATTCGCTCTTTTTCTTGTATTGAAGGAAATGAATTAATCCCTCAAGTAGCACGAGAATTTGGGCTAAAAACCCTGGTTGGGGCTTGGATTGGGCCAGATGAATCGAAAAATGCCGACGAAATGGCGGCTTTAATTGAATTGGCAGACCAGGGTTTCGTTGATATTGCAGCGGTGGGCAATGAGGTGATGTACCGACAAGACCTAAGCGAGAAGGAACTCCTAAACCATCTTTATCAGGTGAAAGCAGCCCTGCCAAATATTCCGGTTGGATATGTAGATGCCTACTATGAATTTAGCCATCGGCCCAACATCACCGAAGCCTGTGATGTCATCCTGGCCAATTGTTACCCTTATTGGGAAGGTTGTCATATAGATTATTCGCTGGTACATATCAAGCAGATGTACTATCAGGCATTGCATGCGGGCAATGGGAAACGCGTAATCATTACGGAAACAGGCTGGCCAAGCCAAGGTACGGGCTTAGATGATGCAGCACCCTCTAAAGTAAATGCATTGCGGTATTTCCTCAATGTGCAAAAATGGGCTGCCCAAGACGAAATTGACCTATTCTATTTTTCCTCTTTTGATGAAGCTTGGAAAGTAGGGGCAGAAGGTGATGTAGGAGCCTATTGGGGGCTCTGGGATAAAAATGGAACACTCAAATTCTAAAATCAGACGACGCCCTGCTTATGAATCAAGCCGACCTATCCCCCTTTCCCTTTGACCGTGCCATCTGCTATTCGGGCTTTCGGGAAGGGCAACATCCGGGGGGCCTCCATCCCAGCTATAACCAAATAAAGGAGGACCTATTGATCCTGCAAGGCCACTGGAAATATTTGCGCCTTTATGATTGTGATCTACATGCTGAGCGGACCTTAGCGGTTATTCGCAATGAGCAGCTGGATTTCAAGGTAATGTTAGGCGCATACATCGTCGCCGAAATGAACAATTTTGGCTGCCCCTGGGGAGGTGGTGTTTACTCAGCAGCGCAGTTGGAATCCAACCGTACTCACAATTTAAAGCAAATAAACAAGTTAATTGACTTTGCCAATCAGTATCCTGATCTTATTTGTTCCTTATCGGCTGGTAACGAAGCTTGTGTAGATTGGACGGATCATTACGTACCCGTTGAGCGCGTAATTGAATATGTCAAGTTAATTAAAAAAGGCGCTAAACAGCCCGTTACCTTTTGCGAAAACTATGTGCCCTGGTTGAATAAATTGAAACCTTTGGTGGAAGCAGTCGATTTTATTTCCATTCATACCTATCCCGTGTGGGAATACAAGCAAATCCACGAATCAATTGCTTACACCAAAGCTAATTATTACGCCGTTGCCGACTTATACCCGCACAAAGCGGTTATCATCACGGAAGCAGGTTGGACCACACAATCCAACGGAAACGGTATCAACCCGCAACAGGTAAACGAGGCGCTGCAAAAAGCCTATTATGATGATTTAATGGAATGGACCAACTCCGAACGAATCCTCACCTTTGTTTTTGAAGCCTTTGATGAGCCTTGGAAAGGCTCACCCGACCCACTGGAACCCGAAAAACATTGGGGCCTATTTAAGCTTGACCGCACACCTAAATTAGTCGTTCAACATCTTTCGAAGCATTAATCCTTTATCCTCAATAGACAAGCGCTTAGATTTTGCTGCCCACGTGCAAGGATCATAACTATTACTAATAACAGGATAATTTTTAGTAATAGGCTTTGTGCTAACTTTACCCTATTACTACTCGATTTAGCCAAAATGGCACCTTCAGTTGCCAAAAGTTGGTGAAAATTGTACGAGAAGTCGTTTTCCGTGCCTAAGGCACAAACTGCCTGTTGACTCCAGATTTTATACCCATTTTGCGTCTAAACAGGGCGCAAATCGAGTAAATATGCTGAGTTTTCCTATTAAAAACAATAATTAATATCATATGGACCATCCTAACAATAATGGTGAAGGAAAGTGCCCGTTTTCGGCAGCATCCCACAGGCACACAGCAGCCGGAACCCTGTCAAATGCAAACTGGTGGCCTAACCAGTTAAACCTGAAAATTTTGCATCAAAACCCTCCTCAAGCTAATCCGATGGGCGAGGAATTCAACTACGCAGAGGAGTTCAAAACGCTAGATCTCGATGCAGTAAAGGAGGATCTATATGCCTTGATGAATGACTCTCAGGAATGGTGGCCGGCTGATTATGGCCATTATGGCCCTTTCTTTATTCGTATGGCCTGGCACAGCGCGGGTACCTACCGAGTCGGCGACGGCCGCGGCGGTGCCTGCTCAGGTACGCTTCGTTTTGCGCCCCTCAACAGCTGGCCTGACAACGGCAACCTTGACAAGGCACGCCGGTTGCTATGGCCAATCAAGCAAAAATATGGCCGGAAAATATCCTGGGCCGACCTTATGATCCTCACGGGGAACTGCGCACTGGAGTCAATGGGTTTTGAAACCTTCGGTTTCGCTGGCGGTCGCGAAGATATTTGGGAGCCTGAGGCTGATATTTATTGGGGACCTGAAACGGAATGGCTGGGCGACGAACGCTACAAAGGTGATCGGGAACTTGCCAATCCACTAGGTGCTGTTCAGATGGGCTTGATTTACGTGAATCCTGAAGGCCCGAACGGCAACCCTGATCCACTCGCTTCGGCCCGCGACATCCGCGAAACTTTTGGCCGAATGGCGATGAACGACGAAGAGACGGTTGCACTGATTGCTGGTGGCCATACCTTTGGCAAAACGCATGGTGCTGGCGATGCCGCGCTGGTTGGCGCAGAACCTGAAGGCGCTAGCATTGAAGAGCAGGGCCTGGGCTGGAAGAACAGCTTTGGCACTGGCAAGGGCGGCGACGCCATCACCAGTGGCTTGGAAGGTGCCTGGACCCCTACGCCTATCAAATGGGACAACAGTTTCTTCGATACCTTGTTTGGTTATGAATGGGAACTTACGAAAAGTCCTGCCGGCGCACACCAATGGATACCCGCAGGTGGCGCAGCCTCCGATAGCGTACCCGATGCGCATGACCCGTCGAAAAGACACGCACCGGTCATGTTGACGTCTGACCTGGCGCTGAGAATGGATCCGATTTATGCGCCGATTTCAAAGCGTTTCCACGAAAATCCAGAGGACTTCGCAGCAGCTTTCGCCAAAGCATGGTTCAAGCTGACCCACCGCGACATGGGGCCCGTCTCCCGCTACCTGGGTAAAGAGGTTCCTACTGAAACGCTGATTTGGCAAGACCCCGTACCCGCTGTCGATCACAAACTTATTGACGAACAGGATATCGCCGCACTCAAAGCCACCGTTTTGGCTTCCGGCTTATCTATTTCCCAGTTGGTCTCAACGGCTTGGGCATCAGCTGCTACCTTCCGTGGTTCCGACAAGCGCGGCGGCGCGAATGGCGCCCGCATTCGCCTGGCCCCACAAAAGGATTGGGCGGTCAACCAACCGGCTCAACTAGCAAGCGTACTCAAAACCTTGGAGGGTATCCAGCAGGCATTCAATAGCGCACAGTCCGACGGCAAGAAAGTCTCACTAGCCGACCTGATCGTTTTAGGTGGCTGCGCTGGTGTGGAGGCCGCAGCCAAAAAGGCGGGATATGATATAACCGTTCTATTCCACCCTGGTCGTACCGATGCCTCCCAAGCGCAAACTGACGTGGATTCTATTGCCTTCCTCGAACCGAAGGCAGATGGCTTCCGCAACTACCTGACGCCTGGGCAAGATCGTTCAGCAGAAGAACTGCTATTGGATCGGGCACAACTACTGACACTTTCGGCCCCTGAAATGACCGTCCTTGTTGGCGGCATGCGGATGCTCAATGCCAACACCAGCGGTACCGCACACGGTGTCTTCACCAACCAGCCAGAGACCCTAAGCAACGATTTCTTTGTCAATCTGCTCGACATGAGCACGACATGGGAGCCTACGCCAGGATCTTCGGACGCGTTTAAAGGCCGCGACCGGGCGACCGGAGTCGTCAAATGGACCGGCACCCGTGTTGATCTCATCTTCGGCTCTAACTCCCAGCTACGGGCGATTGCAGAAGTCTATGCTTGCGCTGATTCGAAAGAACGCTTCGTGCGAGACTTCGTGGCCGCCTGGACTAAAGTGATGAACCTTGACCGCTTCGACCTGGCCTAATGGCTGGTTTGATAAACTAATAAATCGCAACAGCAGACATCAGAAGTTTACTGGAGAGATACCATGCTAGACTTCTGGTGTTCCTGCTCGTAGAAAAAGAGCTCCCCAAACAACCTTAAAAGGCCATAATTGGTCCTATAATAAAAGCGCCCAGAAGAATCAAAAGTCCAATGACAACTAAAATGATAATGGTAAGGTCCCCTATGTTTTTGGGTTTTGACTGTAAGGTTGACATAAGATTTAATTGATGGTTTGATTTTATGATCAAAAATGAATAACCGGACTAAAAGAAAGCTGCCGATAAATCGACAGCTTTCCATTCTGCATTAATTATAAAGGATCTCTACTTACTCGAACTATCCAACAATTCACCATAGGGATGAAAAAAGTGGTATCCAACAAGATGGTTAGTTCACCATTTTCTTTTTATCCAGGTGTTTCATTTTGGCATGATCCATTTTATTCATTTCCCTTTTTTCCCTGGATTTAAGCAGGTTGCCACTACCATCCAAAACGATGCGCTCCAGGTTACCATCTTTGGTCAGGTTCACAAAATAATGGGCATTTTGTTTACCATCAATATAGTGGGTAATCAGTGCTTTATCATCAGATACTGCCCAACCAGGAAAGTCACGACCTATGGTTTTTCTTAAAGGAAGCGGTAAAGCCACCTCTTTTAGTCTTTCAGTCGTATAAATCAAGGAGCCATTTGCATCATAGGTAGCATCTATCTCGCCATTAGAGGTGTGCATTTTAATGACATAGGTATCATAATTTTTCCCAGTCACATTTCTTTCTACATCTACAAACCAATGGCCATCGATGATTTCTACTGGTAAGGCTTTTAATTCAAGAATAGAACCTTCAGGAAAATCGTGTTCTATTGCTGTTAGAAGGTTGGCGGGGATTTCTTCTTTCTTTACTTTGGCATAAAAAAGGGCATCCTGGGCATTGGTTAGGGTAACAAAAGCACATACCATGACCAAAACGATTAACTTTTTCATAGTTAAAATGATTTAATTTTTAAAAAAACTATTTCTGTGCTAGTCGGTGAGACTGAAGAAACTGTTCCAGACTAGCTCTGTCTTTTCGAATCTGCTCTTCGCTGACGGGTTTTCCTTCATCCATTGTCTCTAATAATTCATTGCTTCTTTTGACAAGCAATTTGGCTTCCTCCTTCACATTTGCAGACAAATAGGGTACGGTATTTTCCACAGCTTGAATAGCGGCCTTGAAGTGAGGATAATAACTGCTTGGCTCTGGAATCTTCCTTAAATACTCATCAAAATCTACAATGTAATCTTGAACGACGGCCACCTGAGCAGCGGCGAAAGCCTCCATCAAATCGTCTATTTTTTTCGTTTCTCCCTTATTTACTTTCACGGCAAGCTGTTCCAATTTCAGAATGATACTGTTCAGGTGTTGGCGGTCTTCCCCTTTTTCGAATTTACCTTCGTTGGCCAATGCATCTGCTCCCGCTTTAATGTGGGTAGCCGTTGTTGCCATATCGCCTTTTTCAAAGCTGGCGATGGCTTCATTGAAGTGCATGACAGAGGGGTTAGCGGTCTTTACCCTGGTTTCCGGAAAGACATCTCCTTTTTGTTTGGCAACATCTTTTCCAAAAAGGGTTTCCTGATTAGGCTTTTCATGTTGTTCACAGGAATAGATGCTCATTACTGCTATAAATGCGAATACTAGCTTTTTCATTTTAATTCATTTCTTGCATTGTGAAAAAATTAGAACTAATAATTTGATTCAGCATTGAAGAAAAGACAAGAGGATTTTGAAAGGTCACATGGTTGGGAAAGAAAAATTTAGAGCTTGTCTATTCAAATCACCCATAAAAAGAGGTTCAATTCTTAATAGAGAAAAATTGGCCCTTCATTTAGCACTGGAAACTTTCGATTAAAATACAAAGAAAGGTATCGGTTGCAGCTCGGAAAGCGATAAGTCTAGTCGGTGGGGCTTTCTAAACGGCTTTCTTGAAACTAAGTAAAACCTATGCTCTCCCGTAGGCAATATTGGCCTGCTCACGCGCCCTTGCCAACCTCATCTTCACTGCACTTTTGGAAAGGTGGTAACGTTCCATTAAGGCCTCAATGGATTCACCATCATAATATTTAGCTTTCAATAAAGTTTGGGTCTCTGCGGGCAAGGCCGCAAGTGCAGCCATCATGTTTTTTGTTTGAGCCTCTTTTTCTTCATAATCTTGCCAGTCTGTAGCTGTTGTAGATGCTGATACATAGAAAATATTATCGATTGAGTAAGTAGCCGTTCGCTGTTTTCGGATACAAGCATTGATAGATTTATGGCAGGCTATTCGGAACAGCCAGGCCCTGAAGGTAATGGCTTCGCGCAGGGTGTCCAATTTCTCAAAAGCCTGGACGAAAACCTCGCTACTCACATCCAGCGCATCTTCTCTATGGCCCATGATTTTATAGCAATACAGGAAAACTTTCTTTGAATATCGACGATATAAGACATCAAAAAATTCAGGACGTCTTTCTTTTTGGTACCTGAGCACCAATTGTCCGTCAGACAGTTGGGAAAGAAGATTAGCTAACATGTTTTGATGTTTTAACCTTTGAATAATGATGAATAACAGGTTCAAAATTAGGGTCAAAACCTACCTTTGAGGGGATTATTCGGTGAGTCCGGAAAATTCGTCGGTGAATTCCCCAATAGCTTGGTTGATTAGCCTCCTTACCCGAAAAGCTTAAACAAAAAAGAGGAAATTGAGAGGGCTTTCTGAAAGAAATTTATTTATCTTTTAGCCGAGCGAGATATTGAAACAGATGAATGTGATTTGAAGGTAAACAACCAATACCCTATACCTATTGATAGTGACTTTTGACTTATTCTTTGTCTATTAACTTGTAAGTCATGCCATTTACTAAACTTTATATAGTTTAAAAACATGCAAAAACCCAGCTTTTTAAACCTTGAACGTAAAGACTGGCAAATAACGATTACCCTTTTAATAGCCATGCTATTAGTGATTATGGCGCATTATTTTGCTGGTAATGTCCTGGATGAACACCAGCATTCTTCAGCGATCATTACTGCATCCTTTGAAGGCAATAACCTGCTCAATAACCTTGATCACCACTTGGTGGAGTTGGAAAGTGAAGTGCGGAATTTCGTGATTTTAGCAGATGAAAAATATGCCGTAACGACCGAAGAAGTCATCAAAAAAACAAGGGCCGACATCGTTGCTGTACGAAACCATTTTGCCAATACTGTACAACCAATCCAGCTGGAAAGGCTCGAAGAACTGGTTAGCGAAAAAATCCGTTTCAGCAAAAACGTAATAGATAATTTCCGAGCGGATGGGCCTATTGCTACCACCAAAATGTTTGGCTCACAAGACGGCTTTATGCTTCGGGAAAACATCATAGCCATCACCGACTCCCTCCGGAACAGCCATCGGGAACATATAGTCGCCTACCTCAATCAAAAATCCAATGCTTCTGATTGGCTACGAAGGCTCAGTAGCGCAAGTGTACTCATTGTTCTTTTGATTACAATGGTATCCATTTTTTACCTGGCAAAAACGGCACAACGACGCAATCAGGCAGAGCAGGGAAAAGCCCAAAAACAACAAGAATTGACGCAAAGCCTTACCTTTATCAAGGACCTCTACGAAAACGCACCCATTGGCTTCCACTCCTTCAATAGCGAG from Saprospiraceae bacterium encodes:
- a CDS encoding MFS transporter, with the protein product MSKYKTAEKDRVPIVQKFAFGAGHLVNNLLPGALGVFMFFLLTAFGMDPFLAGLLGGLPRIFDALTDPIMGFISDNTKSRFGRRRPYIFVGAILSGILFVVLWQLNEENSQMYNFWYFLLFSLVYLIGNTIFSTPLIGLGYEMTSDYNERTRLMAFSQTMGQIAWMIVPWFWVLIADPDLFENQAIGVRRLSLVVGGVCIVLGVLPAIFCKGIDASQMENRKEISFSTLFSNLIDLFKGIVQVAKNKPFMKLCGATFLVFNGFQMVASFSYFIIVFYMFKGDYGLAGNWPAWFSTVSAFATAFLVIPIISWLSDKYGKRRAFIISTVISMVGYVLKWWGFDPANPWLIFMPLPFIAFGIGGLFTLMMSMTADVCDLDELENGMPRREGTFGAIYWWMVKLGQAIALVLGGLVLKLVGFDQNSVTQAAETLTRLRLADIIVPAFTAGLAIWVMWNYDLTEEKAREIQEELVARRGEL
- a CDS encoding glycosyl hydrolase family 17 protein, whose amino-acid sequence is MSFRRDKQWSIRGIDLNRKTADQITDIFHTVLDEGMHGLCYSAYEEGQKPGTILTVDQIRRRMAIIAPYTRWIRSFSCIEGNELIPQVAREFGLKTLVGAWIGPDESKNADEMAALIELADQGFVDIAAVGNEVMYRQDLSEKELLNHLYQVKAALPNIPVGYVDAYYEFSHRPNITEACDVILANCYPYWEGCHIDYSLVHIKQMYYQALHAGNGKRVIITETGWPSQGTGLDDAAPSKVNALRYFLNVQKWAAQDEIDLFYFSSFDEAWKVGAEGDVGAYWGLWDKNGTLKF
- a CDS encoding glycosyl hydrolase family 17 protein, whose amino-acid sequence is MNQADLSPFPFDRAICYSGFREGQHPGGLHPSYNQIKEDLLILQGHWKYLRLYDCDLHAERTLAVIRNEQLDFKVMLGAYIVAEMNNFGCPWGGGVYSAAQLESNRTHNLKQINKLIDFANQYPDLICSLSAGNEACVDWTDHYVPVERVIEYVKLIKKGAKQPVTFCENYVPWLNKLKPLVEAVDFISIHTYPVWEYKQIHESIAYTKANYYAVADLYPHKAVIITEAGWTTQSNGNGINPQQVNEALQKAYYDDLMEWTNSERILTFVFEAFDEPWKGSPDPLEPEKHWGLFKLDRTPKLVVQHLSKH
- the katG gene encoding catalase/peroxidase HPI produces the protein MDHPNNNGEGKCPFSAASHRHTAAGTLSNANWWPNQLNLKILHQNPPQANPMGEEFNYAEEFKTLDLDAVKEDLYALMNDSQEWWPADYGHYGPFFIRMAWHSAGTYRVGDGRGGACSGTLRFAPLNSWPDNGNLDKARRLLWPIKQKYGRKISWADLMILTGNCALESMGFETFGFAGGREDIWEPEADIYWGPETEWLGDERYKGDRELANPLGAVQMGLIYVNPEGPNGNPDPLASARDIRETFGRMAMNDEETVALIAGGHTFGKTHGAGDAALVGAEPEGASIEEQGLGWKNSFGTGKGGDAITSGLEGAWTPTPIKWDNSFFDTLFGYEWELTKSPAGAHQWIPAGGAASDSVPDAHDPSKRHAPVMLTSDLALRMDPIYAPISKRFHENPEDFAAAFAKAWFKLTHRDMGPVSRYLGKEVPTETLIWQDPVPAVDHKLIDEQDIAALKATVLASGLSISQLVSTAWASAATFRGSDKRGGANGARIRLAPQKDWAVNQPAQLASVLKTLEGIQQAFNSAQSDGKKVSLADLIVLGGCAGVEAAAKKAGYDITVLFHPGRTDASQAQTDVDSIAFLEPKADGFRNYLTPGQDRSAEELLLDRAQLLTLSAPEMTVLVGGMRMLNANTSGTAHGVFTNQPETLSNDFFVNLLDMSTTWEPTPGSSDAFKGRDRATGVVKWTGTRVDLIFGSNSQLRAIAEVYACADSKERFVRDFVAAWTKVMNLDRFDLA
- a CDS encoding sigma-70 family RNA polymerase sigma factor; the encoded protein is MLANLLSQLSDGQLVLRYQKERRPEFFDVLYRRYSKKVFLYCYKIMGHREDALDVSSEVFVQAFEKLDTLREAITFRAWLFRIACHKSINACIRKQRTATYSIDNIFYVSASTTATDWQDYEEKEAQTKNMMAALAALPAETQTLLKAKYYDGESIEALMERYHLSKSAVKMRLARAREQANIAYGRA